The Canis lupus familiaris isolate Mischka breed German Shepherd chromosome 7, alternate assembly UU_Cfam_GSD_1.0, whole genome shotgun sequence nucleotide sequence atttttttttaaggtaaattcAGTATTGGAGATACCATTTGAGTATTATAGTAgaaaatgttgggatccctgggtggcgcagcggtttggcgcctgcctttggcccagggcgcgatcctggagacccgggatcgaatcccacgtcgggctcccggtgcatggagcctgcttctccctctgcctgtgtctctgcctcattctctctctctctattctgtgactatcacaaataaataaaaaaaaaaaaaaaaaagaaaatgttctctgGTCCTCCAAAGTCACATAGATTCCATTCTTCCAGTGCTTTATTAACACATTAAAGAACGTTTCTTCTCAAGGTGGTAACACAAAGagtgtttagaaaaataataaaaacaggaataaatgtTTTGGTGCGATAACAATTATTAATGGGATCCCTGGAGGCTGGTTGAAATTATTTGGTCTTCTGTGTCTTTTCTAGATATCCAGAATTTGTGCTgcttttctcactttaaaaaaaatccagtataatCAGCatacagtattagtttcagatgtacaatacagtgattcaacaattctataccttactcagtgctcatcagaagTGCACTCCTTCATTGCCATCCCCTATTTTCACctatccccctcccccaccttgcctctggtgaccatcagtgtgttctctgtagttaacagttggtttcttggtttgttttttctttgtccatttgttgtgtttctcaaattctacatgagtcaaatcatatggtatctgttttCCTCTGACAGAcatatttcacttggcattatatcttctagatccatctatgttgttgcaaatggcaagatttcattttttcttgtggctgaataAAACTCtattgtgtgtgtctgtgtgtattgcatcttctttatccattcatccatcagtggacacttgtaTTGCtaccataatttggctactgtaaatggcacttcaataaacataggatgcatatatcttttcaagttagtgtttttgtattctttgggtagatactcagtaatggaattactgaatcatacagtaattctatttttaactttttgaggaccctccatactggtttccacagcggctgtaccagcttgcattcctaccaacagtgcatgagggttcctttttctccacatcctccccaacacttgtttctattttttcatacttttttttcatatttctattggacagacATTTCAGTTGAAGATGGATTATTATTCTCCACCAaatagcatctttttttaaaataatgaatgtgcaaaaaaataataatgtgctttatttctctcctaacttttaaaatgtgaacattctGTAATGTAGTCACAGCCTTTACTTCCAGGTGACTTCTTCATTGGGTCTCAATTCCCTTCTAAACAACAAACTCTTATTCCGGAAGGCAGTTAGCTTTTCATCATTCTTTCTGTCTAGGTAACATCCAAGGACAAACCCCATAGGCACAAGTATATGTACCCAGTGGTCATGAACCATCTGAATTACGTTCATCTTAAGTGCTGCAGCCTGGGTAGCTCCAATGACCACCAAATAGCATCTTAAATCACAATGCTTTAAGaacttaaatgtttttcaaattaagCTCCTACAAGatcaaattacatatttttcacCATATCTGGTTTTAGCTGAAAACCATTTAATTTGTctcttctttagaaaaagaaacagaacacacttcatttttatatagaataaactttgtttttattatagacatagatcaaaaataaaagtttttatgtaCATATGACATGTAGTGCAAACGATAGGCTTTTAAATACCATGGATAGACATGTTGTTGGAAACAAAAGGAGATGAATCATGGATGTTAGGATGGTCGTCCTGGAACTGCAGGAGGGGGTCGCctagtgaaaacaaacaaaacaaaataacaaaaagaaaaacacagatgcagaggaagaaaacaatgtttaaagtagaaaacaaatccaaataaaaGCATGCAAAATGATCCCACGAAAGTCAAATTCAAATTAGACAAAAAACATGCAGACATGCAGGAGAAATGAGAGAACCACATGGCAAAGTTAGCAGTTCCCAGGACTTTTCCTGGCTATCAGCAGTGTGCTAGGTGTGAGCCATTTGAGCCCACTCCAGAATCTTCTTTTGTACCCTGGGATGATAAATCCATGCAATCATATTCAGGAGACCTGGAAATAGTACTAGAGCCAAATGCCTTTATCACTTTGAGTATTTGCTTCTGAGCCCTGAGTTTGTGACATTGTTACCTCCAAAGAGTTCAGTAAATGTAAAATCTCCAAAGGGAGAAGAAGTTGATATAGAAATTGacaggtaagatttttttttttaaggtgaggaAATTAGAAGGTGTTATGAGATCAGATGAGCAATGTAATCATAATGCAGAAAATGTCAGGGGTTGATCTCGGGGAAAAGGATTTGTAAATGAGAATCTGCTCCGAGTGAATATTCTGATACAATAGCCTTTCCAAGCCCAGGGAAACCACAAAGCTAGTCCTGGTCCATGGGACCCTGGGCTTCTGTCTCAGAGTTGCGTACAATTAAAGCTCTGATTTATTCAGAACTGGGTGCAGGGTGAAGGAGACTGAGTTTGCCAGACCTTTTTCCATTTCCCTAGCTTGGCTGGCATCTTGTCAGGCCTATCGTTGTGAAATAAGGGTCTAGAGAGAGCTGTGCTTCATTTGGACATCAGCCTCTCTGGATGATTCGCTGCTAAGGAGTAAACTCTACACTGCAACAAACGGCTCTGTCTGTAAGTGGGAAAACAGCAGGCCAAGTGAAACTTTCCCATTGGTTTCCAGCAGAAATCTGTactttcatttcctctctctaaCCAAATTGGTAATGAATTCCACACTACAGCAGGCCACAGAACTGTGAGGTTAGCTCAGTACCCTGCTCCCCGCGGGACTTCTTTTTTGGCTATTCATCCAGGTGTCTGACAACATACTCACTGCCATCTTACTCTTGTAACACTTCAAGTGAGTGGAGCAATGAAgtctacaaaaaacaaaaacaaaaacaaactgctTTTTCATCTTCTAGGAGATGTTTAATGGAGCCAAACTGCACTATTTCTGAGCAGTGGTGAAAAAATCTTACCTTCCCTGAAGTCCGAGACCAATTTTTCTTCAGTCCAATTTAAGCTGGCTATGCTAAGGAGGCCTCTCATCCATTTAAATGATGAAGAACTTGCTTTTGGTAACCTTTCAACTGCGGGGGGGTTCTGC carries:
- the LOC119872525 gene encoding NADH dehydrogenase [ubiquinone] 1 beta subcomplex subunit 1-like is translated as MNVIQMVHDHWVHILVPMGFVLGCYLDRKNDEKLTAFRNKSLLFRRELRPNEEVTWK